The genomic interval TCCCTATGGAATACGACGGCAACACCCGGGCCCGGCTGAAGGTCGCGTTTATGATGCGATGTCGAATGTTCCCTGGAATTCCGCATCAGCGTAATATCTTAGCTTGTGCGCGGCGATCGGACGTCGTCCCGCTAGGAACAGCAACTGCACATGAGATGGCAGCGTTCGAATTTCATCCGAGGTCAGCAGAGGGCGTGCGGTATGGTGCTGGCTGTAGGTAATCCCGGACTGCTGAGAGTCGACAGCGTGCGCCATCGTTCGGAACACCACGGTCTCTTGTCCGAGGAGATCTGAAACGAGCCGCGCGCTGTCGTGGTCGTTGACGCCGAATACCTGAAGGACACCGGCATTTGAGAGGAATGTCCCGGCTTTCTGCCCGTAGGTGGATCGCAATTGGTGAACGTCCTGCAGGATGGGCCACAGTTGCACGCCGTATCCTGCCATGAGACCCATGGCCCGCTCAACGGACGCTAAGTGCCCAAGAGCTGCGAATTCATCCAGAAGGTACAGTACCGGGGTGTCTGGCTTCTCCGGTGTGCGCGCCATATCGAGGAGGCTTTGGGTCACAAGCAGACGTAGCCAGCGGGAATAGGTCGAAAGGCGATCGGGCGGCAGGACGAGGAACACCGTGGTGTTGCGACGCTTGAGATCTGCGAACGAAAAGTAGCTCTCATCGAGCACGCGGTTCATGCGGGGACTGTCAAGGAAATGTGTGTGTCGCTGCGCCGCCGACAGAACACCTGCCGCTTCGCGATCGGACTTGCCCAGGTGGCGGTTGGCTGCCCTCGCGATCAATCCGCCAGCATTGCTCATATCTTGCATCTCTTTGAGCAAGGCAGCGAAACGCTCAGGCGGAAGCGTCAGATACTCACGCAGCGTGCCCAGGTGGCGTCGTGCTGCGGGTTCGACACTTACGATCTTGAGGATCAGGCCTGAGATCAGCGCTTTGGCTTCTTCGTTCCAATGGGCCTCTCCTGTCATGCCGGGATCATCGACGACCAGTGCATCGGCAAGCGTGCTGGCATCTTCGGCGACATCGAGGCCATCTGGGTCCAGCGTGTCGAGCGGATTGAATGCAGACGAGCGGAT from Rhizobium sp. SSA_523 carries:
- a CDS encoding type IV secretory system conjugative DNA transfer family protein, which produces MRLLRAYSTMLRLAFANPAWAISAALAKAFTPTGLKVLLGYLGLVIIGGFWLSLKARELGFEPQTLSWSILNIVFTLSIPLGLLLLCAPLILIHFGDIQTDTHGSARFATDREVSPLVQTDNGLLIGRDATTGKMLRYAGPSHLLTMAPTRTGKGVGTIIPNLLTADRSIVCIDPKGENAKIANRARERFGPVHVLDPFGVTGIRSSAFNPLDTLDPDGLDVAEDASTLADALVVDDPGMTGEAHWNEEAKALISGLILKIVSVEPAARRHLGTLREYLTLPPERFAALLKEMQDMSNAGGLIARAANRHLGKSDREAAGVLSAAQRHTHFLDSPRMNRVLDESYFSFADLKRRNTTVFLVLPPDRLSTYSRWLRLLVTQSLLDMARTPEKPDTPVLYLLDEFAALGHLASVERAMGLMAGYGVQLWPILQDVHQLRSTYGQKAGTFLSNAGVLQVFGVNDHDSARLVSDLLGQETVVFRTMAHAVDSQQSGITYSQHHTARPLLTSDEIRTLPSHVQLLFLAGRRPIAAHKLRYYADAEFQGTFDIAS